One genomic window of Verrucomicrobiia bacterium includes the following:
- a CDS encoding TetR/AcrR family transcriptional regulator, translating to MSQSTESLRSRNKRAARDAVLDAAERLLRSAGTADFSMRALAAEAHVGFVTPFNHFGSKTEIMRAISTRLIERMSVAFQARAIRGDLIDRTFAMADVAVEQMLEQPDVHRAVIGALGAPSSTPSAVMSQSRSLWVMALKGGSQRIAPDALPLVASRLDELLALAFRGCLSFWVAGEISDNELRLNVRRAFASVLLGFVRPECRGPLLSQL from the coding sequence ATGTCCCAGTCAACAGAATCCCTACGATCCCGAAACAAGCGAGCTGCTCGCGACGCAGTCCTCGATGCGGCAGAGCGACTTCTGCGATCAGCCGGCACGGCCGACTTCTCGATGCGCGCCCTCGCGGCAGAGGCACATGTTGGATTCGTGACTCCGTTCAATCACTTCGGAAGTAAAACGGAAATAATGCGCGCAATTTCCACCCGGCTGATTGAGCGCATGTCGGTGGCGTTTCAGGCGAGGGCGATAAGAGGCGACCTGATAGACCGAACTTTCGCCATGGCGGACGTTGCAGTCGAGCAAATGCTTGAGCAGCCCGATGTTCACCGGGCAGTCATCGGGGCGCTCGGCGCCCCGAGCTCGACGCCAAGTGCGGTCATGTCGCAATCGCGGTCACTTTGGGTGATGGCGCTAAAGGGCGGCAGCCAGCGCATTGCTCCAGATGCCCTGCCTTTAGTGGCTTCGCGCCTTGATGAACTGCTTGCCTTAGCCTTCCGCGGCTGTTTGTCGTTTTGGGTGGCTGGCGAAATTAGCGACAATGAACTCCGCCTGAATGTCCGCCGTGCGTTCGCCTCTGTCCTGCTTGGATTTGTAAGGCCAGAATGCCGCGGCCCCCTCCTGTCGCAACTGTGA